In the Mustelus asterias unplaced genomic scaffold, sMusAst1.hap1.1 HAP1_SCAFFOLD_35, whole genome shotgun sequence genome, tgtctcgtAGTTCTGGACAGTATAGGCCACCTTTCTTTTTAAtattgtttctgactgagaattCACTGATTAGTTTTGAGGCCTTTAATTTCATTTAAACAACATTTCagctgaaagcaaattgaatgtgGATTTTCCATGAGAAACACAGCGATGATGAGAATTTTTAGTCAATTTTATTTTAGGAGTGCCCACCTACTGTTCTGACCTGCGATAGATAATTAAATGAATTACCACTGTGATGGCCAGgaactgacccttggtcaaatgtTTGCACAGTCACCATCATcactcacctggctctgccaccccctcagtctgaaagtccagctctgacagtgaatctggtcACCTTCGGGCCCAATCGGAGGATGGTCAGAACATGTCTGCCACTGtcagaaactccattatcagcgagtgggggatgattatttaactggctgccactggttgttgaggttgtgatttactgttacctgtcagtgcaggaaaaacaaataaaacaggaaaattgaGAGACTCCGAGAGCAGTTAATTTGTATCTTCACCCTAAAGAAACACAATGATGTCTGCAACCGCTATAATAACTGAAAAAAACAGATATAACTGACTGTTGCCGCGGAATCTGGTTTACAGATGTGGCCGtacaccccatggactgcagcggttccagaaggcagctcatcatcaccttcccaagggcaattagggatgggcaactaatgctgacccagacagcgacactcacattccatgaatgaattcaaagacaATCTGCGGGGAGCGGGCTTCAGAGtgtttaacagttactgaggcgAAAAACTATAACGACGCCCCCGGGATACAGAGCAAAGGCTAAAAGGAGCAGAAATTCCGTCCTGGGACCTTACAGTTGGTAAATgttttgtcctgtgaatgtgtagGTGTGAATATTGTGTAAGAGAGGGTGTATGAAAGGGACGGGAGAGTCAGACTAatccaactgtgtttgtgtgtctgttctgatcatgagatcaccgagtctctcttgtgtaaaataaaacaattttccaATCAAAGATTCCCTTAATCCCCCTGCTGAGCCCCAAAGTGAGATTTCAAGGCAATTGTTTCGCCAAATTGAAAATTTCAGTGGAAAAGTAGAGAACATGTCAGCTATCGCGTTTGAGAGCGCGATCAGTGCAGCAGGAAAACGGGTTTCAGTGGAAAATGGAGTCCTCAGTTCGAGTGAAACCATTTCAACAGCAAACATTCGTGTGTCAGAGACATGAAGGATGTGAGCTGGATCTCCGGAGTGGCGGAATTTCATTGGaatgggagagtttgtgaggagagagaaacacagagaggttggaggagccgggagctgacagcagcttgtctctgctccgtccgctctctgcctttaagttgctctgtgccgccaccactgggttcatttcggatccagttctgactctcacacagattttccacacactctcgaatatgactgaaactgcagccgccgaaacggctcctccagccgctcccgctcaagtgaagtctcccaggaagaagaaggcggctccccgacctgcggcagccggtcccaagttgggcgagcagatcctcaatgttgtggcgggttgcagcgatcgcaaggggatgtccctggccgcgataaagaaagctttggctggcagcggagtggatgtggggaagcgcgGCTCCCAGATCAGGTTAACGATCAAGAGGAAGGTGGAGACAGGGTCTCTGGTGCAGATAAAGGGACAGGGCGCCTCCGGCTCCTTCAAACTCGCTCAGAAGGAAAGCCTGGGAAAAATGGGAAAGAAGGTGAAGACACCAACAGCCAAGAAATCTTTAGTAAAGAAAACAGCGGCCAAGAAGCTGACAACAAAGAAAGCagcagccaagaaacccgcagccaagaaacccgcagcaaagaaaactccagtgaagaaatcaacagtgaagaaaacaagcagcaaatggcggcaactccaaaaaaggcggtgaagaaagcagccctgaagaaaaagtctcctgtgaagaaggtgacgggcggaaagtctgtcaaaaaagtgactaaatcgaaggccaaacccaaagtgaaagcagcaaaagcgaagaaagcgccaggaaagaagtgaaagaacccgagcaaattgtaaacctctgaacccaaaggctcttctcagagccacccacatctctcaggaaagagctgatcccgcaagaaaatgattcctgtcccgcggcccggctcattctcaatagagatcatttcaaattcagactaaagcaaaacacagcagatgctgaatttcatttgaatttcacatttgttcaatcgtcactttctctcataataaagatgtctggtagattcagtgtgagacagtaacaCTGGCGGCTAAATACCGCTTTCCAACTTCAATTTTAACACAGGAGATTTCCCCAAACAGCTGCAATAAGGTATTTGTAAACAGCTGGAAGCGGATGTGGGTGAGGATGTTCCTGAGGGAGATTCTTCCTCGATTCTTGCTGTGCTTCAGTCGGAATATTACTGACTGGGAATCATAACGGGGCCAGGTTTTAAACACAAAAGCAAAAAGTCACGAACCGACTCGTTAACTCCCTCTTCACAAAAGCTGCGGGAGCTGCtgattatttgcagcattttctgttttgattccatATTTCAAAGCTCCGGGTTTGTAGAAACTCTTGTGTGTGAAGGGCGGCTCTGGAAGGGTTTGTGTGGGGAGCTGTGTTTCGCTTCCATTGTTAATAAACGGGTTGAAATTGGCGGTTGCAGAAACTGGAGGTGGAGCTGAAAGATCACGggccgttctgtgtgtgtgtgtcagtccggctctctcctccctcccgctctgtgtttgatcttcactctgtctcctcccctctctgctctcactcCGCCTTTCTCAGTCAGGTCGGGGCGGGCTGTATAAAAGGAGCCTGAAAGAGTTCCTCTCCCATATTGTGCAGAgatctgagtgaagaatcatcatgtctggcagagggaaagggggcaaaGGACTGGGTAAAGGCGGCGCAAAGCGGCACCGCAAAGTGCTTCGTGATAATATCCAGGGCATCACCAAGCCAGCAATCCGCCGCCTGGCTCGCCGTGGCGGTGTCAAGCGGATCTCGGGTTTGATCTATGAGGAGACTCGCGGGGTGCTGAAGGTTTTCCTGGAGAATGTGATCAGGGATGCGGTCACCTACACTGAACACGCCAAGCGCAAGACGGTCACTgccatggatgtggtgtacgCTCTGAAACGCCAGGGCCGCACTCTCTATGGATTCGGCGGCTGAACAACTGCAACCTTCCTACCGAACACACaacaaaggctcttttcagagccactcacCACCTCACAGAGAGAGCATTGACCAGGGGACGGGGGCTGGGACAGGctgttcagtgtttgagatgcaTGTTTGTTTTGTTTAGGTTACAGTGCGGGAATCACCgaatttaacatttcatttggaGCAGCGATGcggatttttttttgaaattttTAAGTGTATTGTCGAAGCAGCCCCCAGTTGACATGTGCCCTCAGTGAAACGCCACATCACTCCTGTTTTATCACTCAGTGTTTGGATAGAGTTTATAAAAGCTTTCTCTGGAATAGCGGAGTTTAGTAGCAGCAGCCGGTGAATCGTTCACTGGAACCAGTCCCAGTTGTGATGCTATTTGCCCCCAGACGGTTGTTTCCTGAACTGAAACTGACAGGCTTTGTGAAACTGATCAGTTTCCGCTCAGTCATTCACAAACCCGCAATTCCCGCAGTTTGAGCCGCTCCAACCCCAGCCTGCTTCTGATTGGCCATCCTCTCCGCATTCGCAGCTCTGAACCAATCGCAGAGCATCGAATGTGAACATTGAGCCAATCATTGGCTTCAACTGTCAACCAGCAGAAATTTTGAATTGGGGGAAATGCCGCCAATTTCAGCGCGGGAAAGGGAATTGAGACAAATTCTTAACTTATTAAAAATAGATTCTCAATTAATATTCTGCTCTAAGATTATTTTACAAGAGGTTTCATTTGTGAACATTTGTCCGCCACGGGCAGCAAACGACTCTATTCAGTAATATCAAACGGGACAAATATGAAGTCACTCTCTGTAACAAACAACAAACTCAACCCCTTTCACACCGGcttcagggagacacagagaagcGACTGATTTCTGATCCTTGCCCCCGAAAACGGCGGGGAATGTTACAAGCGACAGGAGAGGGGAAATCTGAATGGGCTGGAGAGCAGAGGGACAGGGATCGAGTGGAACAGCGGGAGATTCTGGGAATGAACAGCCCAGAGAGCGGGGAAAGGGTCTAAAGCACTAAGTGCAGGGAGATAGACTTCAAATTTTCAATGTTTCTGGGAATTATCTGATTAAGGACGGAATGAAGACTTATTTTATATAAACGGTTATTTCCTGCACAGAAAACGGCGGAATTTCTGAAAGGGGCGGTTAAGAAAACAACTGAACTAATCAGAACCTGAGTTACAGACATTAATTCGCTGATCAGAGTTTGATTGAAACTTCCTGGGCCAATTCCCGCTGGGGGCGGTCCCTCACAGAGTTTAAAAAGGCGGCAGCAGGACAGACTCTGTATTAACAGTTTGTGTCACAGGTTGTGCTGAATCCTCTCAGAAAATGGCCAGGACCAAGCAGACAGCGCGCAAATCGACCGGAGGGAAAGCTCCTCGCAAACAGCTGGCTACCAAAGCTGCCCGGAAGAGCGCTCCAGCCACGGGCGGAGTGAAGAAGCCTCATCGCTACAGACCCGGCACTGTGGCTCTGAGGGAGATCCGCCGCTACCAGAAATCCACCGAGCTGCTGATCCGCAAACTGCCCTTCCAGCGCCTGGTGCGAGAGATCGCTCAGGACTTCAAGACAGACCTGCGCTTCCAGAGCTCGGCCGTCATGGCCCTGCAGGAGGCCAGCGAGGCTTACCTGGTGGGGCTCTTTGAGGACACCAACCTGTGCGCCATCCACGCCAAGCGAGTCACCATCATGCCCAAAGACATCCAGCTGGCCCGCCGCATCCGCGGGGAACGCGCCTAAACCCCGGCTTCAGCACCAAGTAcaacaacggctcttttaagagccaccaaCTCGACAAATGAAAGAGCTACGATCTCCTGCTAACGATTCTAGTGTTTGAATTCCCAGGACAGAATATTCCCAGGACTCCAAAACTGAAACCTCTCAATGTTACAATTAACCCTCCGTTGCATTGAGGTCATTCATATCTCCAATCCTTTGATGGTTGGAGTAAAAACTATGCCGTTAACAATTCTACCGCAATTTAATTTTAaagtatggggcagcacggtggcacagtggttagcactgctgcctcacagcaccagggacctgggttcgattcccgacttgggtaactgcctgtgtggagtttgcacattctccccgtgtatgcgtgggtttcctccgggtgctccggtttcctcccacagtccaaagatgtgcgggttaggtggattgtccatgttaaattgcccctgagtgtcagggagactagctagggtaaatgcatggagtaatggggatagggcctgggtgggattgcggtcggtgcagactcgatgggccgaatggcctccttctgcactgtagggattctatgattttattaaaCCTGCGATCATTTCAGTTTCCGAGCAATAATTCCGCAAATCCACTTTCTTCGCACGTGTTTCGAGTCGCAGCGAGTGTTGAAAATTGTGTCAATTAAGTTCAGAATATGAAGCATGTCCCCAACAGTAACCCACTCACACCGTTATAGCCATTGCAGGAACATTCGCATAGACAATAATTAACACTTTTCCAGATCGAGTGACTGACTTTGAAAACCGATGAATGTCCTCGCAGACTATCACATTTTAAAGCAATTATATTGGAAATAGGATCATTTCAGTTCACTGGGATGGTTTCCCCAATAAACTGTATGTGTCAATAGTACGGATTGATAGAACAAAGCGGGAAACAGCTGTACTGTGAATAGCAGTGCAGAAACTGACCGATAGACACGAGATCGCCCTTTTTCAGATaaagtgagtggctctgaaaagagcctttgggttatcagattaaagaatggCCGCTTCACTTGCTCTTCGCGGTCCCAGCGCTGCTTTTCTTGGGCAGCAGCACGGCCTGGATATTAGGCAGCACCCCGCCCTGAGCGATGGTCACccctcccagcagcttgttgagctcctcgtcgttgcggacggccagctgcaggtgtctggggatgatgcgggtcttcttgttgtcccgggccgcgttcccggccagctccaggatttcagcggtcagatactcgagcacagcagccagatagaccggggctccggcacccacacgctcagcatagttgccctttctcaggagcctgtgaacacggcccaccgggaactgcagtccagcccgggaggagcgagacttggccttggcccgagctttcccgccgctctttcctcttccag is a window encoding:
- the LOC144482249 gene encoding histone H4, yielding MSGRGKGGKGLGKGGAKRHRKVLRDNIQGITKPAIRRLARRGGVKRISGLIYEETRGVLKVFLENVIRDAVTYTEHAKRKTVTAMDVVYALKRQGRTLYGFGG
- the LOC144482250 gene encoding histone H3, whose protein sequence is MARTKQTARKSTGGKAPRKQLATKAARKSAPATGGVKKPHRYRPGTVALREIRRYQKSTELLIRKLPFQRLVREIAQDFKTDLRFQSSAVMALQEASEAYLVGLFEDTNLCAIHAKRVTIMPKDIQLARRIRGERA
- the LOC144482302 gene encoding histone H2A-like → MSGRGKSGGKARAKAKSRSSRAGLQFPVGRVHRLLRKGNYAERVGAGAPVYLAAVLEYLTAEILELAGNAARDNKKTRIIPRHLQLAVRNDEELNKLLGGVTIAQGGVLPNIQAVLLPKKSSAGTAKSK